From a single Vibrio chagasii genomic region:
- a CDS encoding CHASE3 domain-containing protein codes for MIAGWFDNIPLQRKLLLSFFIPIALMLIVAFTVHENTRTIVKDNSWVIHTQKAIARAQELLSLTVDMETAQRGYLITGDPVFLEPYHLAMDVWPQKVQILADQVSDNPPQVERLHRIDDIHERWLKESGQKEIMQRDLVSSGEAKMQSVVSLTQQQTGKQLIDKIRSEIGDFIEVEKQLINIRAERSEQSANQTSYVLIVGTLLSVFISLFVATWSSKRINKRLHTLLEAANQVAAGHLKQGASTLKIDSTRDTEDEVAQLARSFQKMATNLVQSDLTMREKNHALVAERTKAEAAVKAKGEFLSTMSHEIRTPMNGVLGISQIIASQTQEPETKKNINLILDSGHHLMTILNDILDFSKVEENKLELDCAPFHFVQVMQPVCSALQPLTDEKGIRLLIENNIPNNIQLVGDCARLRQIMFNLGGNAAKFTKEGHVAIQADINRSDNQLTLTVTDTGIGIPKDKHEQVFNSFEQADTSTTRKFGGTGLGLAIVKNLVDLMNGEITLTSAVGLGTKFQITIPMKWQEGQTSDVIIPITNKETLNCGSLSILLVEDNRINAIVAQGFCEKLGHHVDHSENGKLAIERLKTKRYDLILMDNHMPEMNGVETTHYIREQLKLDTLIFAYTADVFKEAHDNFINAGVDHVLTKPLQQESFFDALQQFSTRLPKKTKSEGTNTNENIVELRRKPIEALRLTEEEISHSEVINILKDDAEGFELLIDSTIIEFEQSVDRVIEHYLAKELTPLCRTLHSIKGMSLNLGLNMLAKQALELETQAKNQQLPDIEPLQKLLNRLMVNIHQAQRMKAKHSASSLNKMNGNT; via the coding sequence ATGATCGCGGGTTGGTTTGACAATATCCCCCTTCAAAGAAAGCTACTATTGAGCTTTTTTATTCCTATCGCGTTAATGCTTATCGTTGCTTTCACTGTTCATGAGAACACAAGAACGATCGTTAAGGACAACAGTTGGGTAATACACACACAGAAAGCGATAGCGCGTGCTCAAGAGCTTCTCAGCCTCACCGTCGACATGGAAACAGCACAACGTGGCTATCTCATCACTGGTGACCCAGTCTTTCTAGAGCCTTACCACTTAGCAATGGACGTGTGGCCTCAAAAAGTACAAATCCTCGCCGATCAAGTGAGCGACAACCCACCTCAAGTTGAACGTCTCCATCGAATTGACGATATACATGAAAGATGGCTAAAAGAGTCCGGACAAAAGGAGATCATGCAAAGAGACCTCGTCAGCAGTGGTGAAGCTAAAATGCAAAGCGTCGTGTCCCTAACTCAACAGCAAACCGGCAAGCAACTGATCGACAAAATTCGTAGCGAGATCGGTGATTTCATCGAAGTAGAAAAACAGCTTATCAATATCAGAGCCGAAAGGTCCGAACAATCAGCCAACCAAACCAGTTACGTTCTGATCGTCGGAACACTCTTGTCCGTGTTCATCTCACTGTTTGTCGCTACGTGGTCCTCAAAGCGCATCAACAAAAGGCTACATACCCTCCTAGAAGCCGCAAACCAAGTTGCGGCAGGTCACTTGAAACAAGGCGCATCAACGCTCAAGATTGACTCCACGAGAGACACTGAAGACGAGGTGGCTCAGCTCGCACGAAGTTTCCAAAAGATGGCGACTAACCTAGTACAAAGTGACCTTACAATGAGGGAAAAAAACCATGCCTTGGTCGCTGAAAGAACAAAGGCAGAAGCTGCGGTAAAAGCGAAAGGCGAGTTTCTTTCGACCATGAGCCACGAGATTCGTACCCCGATGAACGGAGTTCTCGGCATCTCTCAGATCATCGCTAGCCAAACTCAAGAGCCAGAGACCAAGAAAAACATCAATCTTATTCTCGATTCTGGCCATCACTTGATGACAATACTCAACGACATCTTGGATTTCTCCAAAGTCGAAGAGAATAAACTCGAATTAGACTGCGCTCCCTTCCATTTTGTCCAGGTGATGCAGCCAGTTTGCAGTGCATTACAGCCTTTAACGGACGAAAAAGGCATCCGCTTGCTTATCGAAAACAACATTCCTAACAACATCCAGCTCGTTGGAGATTGTGCGCGACTGCGTCAGATTATGTTCAACTTAGGTGGCAATGCTGCCAAATTCACAAAAGAAGGTCACGTCGCGATTCAAGCGGACATTAACCGCTCGGATAATCAATTGACTCTCACCGTCACAGACACCGGAATTGGTATTCCAAAGGACAAGCACGAACAAGTTTTCAACTCATTCGAACAAGCAGACACATCGACAACCAGAAAATTCGGGGGTACAGGGCTAGGCCTCGCTATCGTCAAAAACCTCGTTGATCTTATGAATGGAGAAATCACATTAACCAGCGCCGTTGGGCTCGGAACCAAATTCCAAATAACAATTCCTATGAAGTGGCAAGAAGGTCAAACAAGTGACGTCATCATTCCAATCACTAACAAAGAAACACTGAATTGTGGCTCATTAAGCATTCTTCTTGTCGAAGATAACCGTATTAACGCGATTGTTGCTCAAGGTTTCTGTGAAAAACTGGGGCATCATGTAGACCACTCGGAAAATGGTAAATTGGCAATTGAACGCCTCAAAACCAAACGCTACGACCTTATCTTAATGGATAACCACATGCCTGAAATGAACGGGGTCGAAACAACGCACTACATTCGTGAACAACTAAAACTCGACACCTTAATCTTCGCCTACACAGCGGATGTATTTAAAGAAGCACACGACAACTTTATTAATGCCGGTGTCGACCACGTCCTAACCAAGCCTCTGCAACAAGAAAGCTTCTTTGATGCTCTGCAGCAATTTTCGACTCGGTTACCTAAGAAGACAAAAAGTGAGGGAACGAATACTAATGAAAACATCGTTGAACTTCGCCGTAAGCCTATTGAAGCATTAAGGCTAACAGAAGAAGAAATCAGCCACTCTGAGGTCATTAATATACTGAAAGATGATGCGGAAGGTTTTGAGCTCCTAATCGACTCGACCATTATAGAGTTCGAACAGTCGGTGGATCGGGTAATTGAACACTATTTAGCGAAGGAGTTAACACCGTTATGCCGCACTCTTCACTCCATCAAGGGTATGTCGCTGAACCTTGGCCTTAATATGCTTGCGAAACAGGCGCTCGAGCTTGAAACCCAAGCCAAGAACCAACAACTGCCAGACATTGAACCACTGCAGAAACTTCTTAACCGACTTATGGTGAACATTCACCAAGCGCAACGCATGAAAGCCAAGCACTCGGCGAGTTCTTTAAACAAAATGAATGGCAATACCTAA
- a CDS encoding substrate-binding domain-containing protein yields MATMKDIAKLAKVSTSTVSHVINKSRFVSEEIAERVNNAARELNYAPSALARSLKMKQTKTLGMLVTTSTNPFFGEVVKGVERRCYEKGYNLILCNTEGDSERMKSSIDTLLQKRVDGLMLMCSTLEGEHIDVFERYPELPVVVMDWGPMLFASDKIQDNSHQGGYMATKHLIDNGHSQIGCITGPLHRNQASSRYQGFKQAMEEAGLEINADWIVESNFECDGGFDSYQTLKSRGKMPSALFVSNDMMAMGVIHAAAQDGTSIPNDLSIIGYDDIHLSKYMTPALSTVHQPKHRLGKAAVDTLLSRLQTPDAYPQVVELEPTLVERSSVKAV; encoded by the coding sequence ATGGCAACAATGAAAGACATCGCTAAGCTCGCAAAGGTATCTACCTCTACGGTAAGCCATGTGATTAACAAGTCGCGTTTTGTCAGTGAAGAGATAGCTGAGCGTGTCAACAATGCCGCGAGAGAGCTTAACTATGCGCCTTCTGCATTAGCTCGTAGCTTAAAGATGAAGCAGACCAAAACCCTTGGCATGCTAGTGACAACCTCGACTAACCCATTCTTTGGCGAAGTAGTAAAAGGCGTTGAACGTCGTTGTTATGAAAAAGGCTACAACCTCATCTTGTGTAACACCGAAGGCGATAGTGAACGTATGAAGTCTTCTATCGATACACTACTGCAAAAGCGTGTCGATGGCTTAATGCTGATGTGCTCTACCCTTGAAGGCGAACATATCGACGTATTCGAACGTTACCCAGAACTGCCTGTCGTGGTGATGGATTGGGGCCCGATGCTGTTTGCGAGCGACAAGATTCAAGACAACTCGCATCAAGGTGGCTACATGGCGACCAAGCACCTGATTGATAACGGTCACTCTCAAATTGGCTGTATCACAGGTCCGCTACATCGCAACCAGGCATCATCGCGTTACCAAGGCTTCAAACAAGCGATGGAAGAAGCGGGATTAGAAATCAACGCTGATTGGATTGTCGAATCGAACTTCGAGTGTGATGGCGGCTTTGATTCGTACCAGACACTAAAATCTCGTGGCAAAATGCCGAGTGCACTGTTTGTAAGTAACGACATGATGGCAATGGGCGTGATTCACGCAGCAGCGCAAGATGGCACATCAATACCCAATGATCTCTCAATCATTGGCTACGATGACATCCACTTGTCTAAATACATGACACCGGCTTTAAGCACCGTCCACCAGCCAAAACACCGCTTAGGTAAAGCAGCCGTTGATACACTGTTGAGTCGCTTACAAACACCAGACGCCTACCCACAGGTCGTCGAGTTAGAGCCGACTCTAGTAGAACGAAGCAGTGTAAAAGCCGTTTAA
- the rbsK gene encoding ribokinase, producing MTQLIVLGSVNADHVLQVPSFPRPGETLIGGNYQVIPGGKGANQAVAAARLNADIGFIACVGDDPFGINIRQDFANDGINIDGVIVAENTPTGIAMIQVSAAGENSICLSPEANNKLTCEQIEPHLEKIRGAKYLLTQLETPIEGIEYAAKTAKESGTRVILNPAPARPLSDNLLACVDVITPNETEAEVLTGVTVTDSASAHQASLALHAKGIETVMITLGAKGVWVSHQAQGNETGKGELIAGFRVEATDTTAAGDTFNGALVTGLLEDMPMERAIKFAHAAAAISVTRFGAQTSIPSRAETDAFLAEQLSA from the coding sequence ATGACTCAACTGATTGTTTTAGGTAGCGTTAACGCTGACCACGTACTGCAAGTTCCTTCGTTCCCTCGTCCGGGTGAAACCTTGATTGGCGGTAACTATCAGGTCATCCCTGGCGGTAAAGGCGCAAACCAAGCGGTAGCCGCAGCACGATTAAATGCGGACATCGGCTTCATCGCCTGTGTTGGTGACGACCCGTTTGGTATCAATATTCGTCAAGATTTCGCTAACGATGGAATCAACATCGATGGTGTCATCGTGGCAGAGAACACGCCTACGGGCATCGCTATGATCCAAGTATCAGCAGCAGGTGAAAACAGCATTTGTCTTTCTCCTGAAGCAAACAACAAGCTGACTTGCGAACAAATCGAACCACACCTTGAGAAGATCCGCGGCGCAAAATACCTTCTAACTCAATTGGAAACTCCAATCGAAGGCATTGAATACGCAGCGAAAACCGCTAAAGAGAGCGGAACCCGCGTGATTCTAAACCCTGCCCCTGCTCGCCCACTATCGGATAACTTATTAGCCTGTGTGGACGTAATTACACCAAACGAAACCGAAGCAGAAGTGCTAACAGGCGTGACCGTAACCGACAGCGCATCTGCGCACCAAGCGTCTTTGGCCCTGCATGCGAAAGGCATCGAGACGGTAATGATCACGCTTGGCGCTAAAGGTGTATGGGTAAGCCATCAAGCACAAGGCAACGAAACAGGTAAAGGTGAACTTATCGCAGGCTTCCGCGTTGAAGCGACAGATACTACCGCTGCTGGTGACACCTTCAACGGTGCATTAGTGACGGGCTTACTTGAAGACATGCCAATGGAGCGCGCGATTAAGTTTGCTCATGCTGCGGCGGCAATTTCAGTGACTCGCTTTGGCGCTCAAACCTCAATTCCAAGCCGTGCCGAAACCGATGCGTTTTTAGCAGAGCAACTGTCTGCTTAG
- the rbsB gene encoding ribose ABC transporter substrate-binding protein RbsB — protein MKKLATLISAALLSTSVSVSAQAQDTMAIVLSTLNNPFFVTMKDGAEAKAEELGYKLIVLDSQNDPSKELSNIEDLTIRGVKAILINPTDSDAVSNAIRMANRSNIPVLTLDRGASRGDVVSHIASDNVIGGEMAGHFIMEKVGEKAKVIQLEGIAGTSAARERGEGFMNAVNGSGLELLASQPADFDRTKGLNVMENLLAANPDVEAVFAQNDEMALGALRAVQASGKDVMIVGFDGTDDGIAAVNRGLLGATVAQQPDLIGSLGIEIADKVLKGEKVDEYVPVPLKIIAK, from the coding sequence ATGAAAAAATTAGCGACTCTTATTTCTGCTGCTCTGCTTTCTACATCAGTATCTGTGTCTGCACAGGCGCAAGATACAATGGCAATCGTTCTGTCTACATTGAACAACCCATTCTTTGTAACCATGAAAGATGGCGCAGAAGCGAAAGCTGAAGAGCTAGGCTACAAGCTTATCGTTCTTGATTCTCAAAACGACCCAAGCAAAGAGCTGTCGAACATTGAAGATCTAACCATTCGTGGTGTTAAGGCAATCCTGATCAACCCAACAGATTCAGATGCTGTGTCTAACGCAATTCGCATGGCTAACCGCTCTAACATCCCAGTACTAACGCTAGACCGTGGTGCAAGCCGTGGTGACGTAGTAAGCCACATCGCTTCTGATAACGTAATTGGCGGTGAAATGGCGGGTCACTTCATCATGGAAAAAGTGGGTGAAAAAGCGAAAGTAATCCAACTTGAAGGTATCGCTGGTACTTCTGCAGCTCGTGAACGTGGTGAAGGCTTCATGAACGCAGTAAACGGCAGCGGCCTTGAGCTTCTTGCAAGCCAACCTGCTGACTTCGACCGTACTAAAGGTCTGAACGTAATGGAAAACCTACTTGCAGCTAACCCAGACGTTGAAGCGGTATTCGCTCAAAATGATGAAATGGCTCTAGGTGCACTACGCGCAGTTCAAGCTTCTGGTAAAGACGTAATGATCGTTGGCTTCGACGGCACAGACGACGGCATCGCGGCTGTTAACCGTGGCCTGCTTGGCGCAACCGTTGCACAACAACCAGACCTAATCGGTTCTTTAGGCATCGAGATTGCTGACAAAGTACTGAAAGGCGAAAAAGTAGACGAGTACGTACCTGTACCTCTAAAAATCATCGCTAAATAA
- the rbsC gene encoding ribose ABC transporter permease: MSTKTMSKTTETEAPKKKPLISKEWLIDQKSLIALIFLIVIVSFLNPNFFTVDNILNILRQTSVNAIIAVGMTLVILTAGIDLSVGSVLALCGAFAASMIGMEVPVMVAVPTALLAGAALGAISGVIIAKGKVQAFIATLVTMTLLRGVTMVYTDGRPISTGFTDTADAFAWFGTGYAMGVPVPVWIMVVVFASVWYLLNHTRFGRYVYALGGNESATRLSGIDVDKVKIGVYAICGLLAAVAGIIVASRLSSAQPTAGMGYELDAIAAVVLGGTSLAGGRGRIMGTLIGALIIGFLNNALNLLDVSSYYQMIAKAVVILLAVLVDNKNK, from the coding sequence ATGAGTACCAAAACCATGAGCAAAACAACTGAAACTGAAGCGCCGAAGAAAAAGCCGTTAATCAGCAAAGAGTGGCTGATTGATCAAAAATCATTAATCGCTTTGATCTTCCTGATTGTTATCGTTTCTTTCTTAAACCCGAACTTCTTTACTGTCGATAACATTCTAAACATTCTGCGCCAAACCTCGGTTAACGCAATCATTGCTGTAGGTATGACGCTGGTTATCCTAACCGCAGGTATCGACTTGAGCGTTGGCTCAGTACTGGCACTTTGTGGTGCATTCGCTGCCAGCATGATTGGTATGGAAGTCCCTGTGATGGTCGCTGTACCAACCGCTTTATTAGCAGGTGCTGCGCTGGGTGCTATCAGTGGTGTGATCATCGCGAAAGGTAAGGTTCAAGCCTTCATCGCAACACTAGTAACCATGACACTACTTCGTGGTGTAACCATGGTTTACACCGACGGTCGTCCTATCTCAACAGGCTTTACCGACACAGCAGACGCGTTCGCTTGGTTCGGTACAGGCTACGCAATGGGTGTACCAGTTCCAGTTTGGATCATGGTCGTGGTATTCGCATCAGTTTGGTACCTACTTAACCACACACGCTTTGGCCGTTACGTTTACGCACTTGGTGGCAACGAATCAGCAACTCGCCTATCAGGCATCGACGTAGACAAAGTAAAAATCGGCGTTTACGCAATCTGTGGTCTGTTAGCAGCGGTAGCGGGCATCATCGTAGCTTCTCGTTTGTCATCAGCTCAACCAACCGCAGGTATGGGTTATGAGCTAGACGCTATCGCAGCCGTAGTTCTTGGCGGCACAAGCTTAGCTGGCGGTCGTGGTCGCATCATGGGCACATTGATTGGTGCACTAATCATCGGCTTCCTAAACAACGCCCTAAACCTACTAGACGTATCTTCTTACTACCAGATGATTGCAAAAGCAGTGGTTATTCTTCTGGCAGTATTGGTCGACAACAAAAACAAATAA
- the rbsA gene encoding ribose ABC transporter ATP-binding protein RbsA has protein sequence MTQAILELSSIEKAFPGVKALDKASLNVYPGRVMALMGENGAGKSTLMKVLTGIYQLDGGTIAYQGKPAAFKGPRDSQQAGISIIHQELNLIPELTIAENIFLGREITGTMGRILWNEMYQEADKLLKRLNVKHSSKTPLGELSLGEQQMVEIAKALSFESKVIIMDEPTDALTDTETESLFKVINELRDEGCGIVYISHRLKEIFEICDDITVLRDGKFIGQCEVKDTDEDGLIEMMVGRKLDEQYPRIAPSHGETCLEVIGLTGSGVHDVSFTLKRGEILGVSGLMGAGRTELMKVIYGALPSERGVINLENKTINPVSPKDGLANGIAYISEDRKGDGLVLGLSVKENMSLCSLDLLTKSGQIQHKDEVIAVDDFIKLFNIKTPTREQIIGNLSGGNQQKVAIAKGLMTKPKVLILDEPTRGVDVGAKKEIYQLINKFKADGMSIILVSSEMPEVLGMSDRIMVMHEGRISGEFDAKEANQELLLACAVGKKINEDAA, from the coding sequence ATGACTCAAGCCATTTTAGAACTTAGCTCAATTGAGAAGGCCTTCCCTGGTGTGAAAGCACTAGACAAGGCAAGCCTCAACGTTTACCCAGGACGCGTGATGGCGTTAATGGGCGAAAACGGTGCAGGTAAATCAACCCTCATGAAAGTGCTAACAGGTATCTATCAATTGGATGGCGGTACTATCGCCTACCAAGGTAAGCCTGCTGCATTCAAAGGGCCTCGTGACTCTCAACAAGCTGGTATCAGTATCATTCACCAAGAACTAAACCTGATCCCAGAGCTGACCATCGCCGAGAACATCTTCTTAGGTCGTGAAATCACCGGCACCATGGGTCGCATCTTGTGGAACGAGATGTACCAAGAAGCCGACAAGCTACTGAAACGCCTGAACGTAAAGCACAGCTCAAAGACACCACTTGGCGAACTGAGCCTAGGCGAGCAACAAATGGTAGAGATTGCGAAAGCCCTATCGTTTGAATCTAAGGTCATCATCATGGATGAACCAACAGATGCCCTAACCGATACTGAAACCGAATCTCTGTTCAAAGTCATCAACGAGCTACGTGATGAAGGCTGCGGCATCGTTTACATCTCTCACCGCTTGAAAGAGATCTTCGAGATCTGTGACGACATCACCGTACTTCGTGACGGTAAGTTCATTGGCCAGTGCGAAGTAAAAGATACTGACGAAGACGGCCTAATCGAAATGATGGTTGGCCGTAAGCTCGACGAACAATACCCTCGCATCGCCCCAAGCCATGGTGAGACTTGCTTAGAAGTGATTGGTCTTACTGGCTCGGGTGTGCATGACGTTAGCTTTACCCTAAAGCGCGGCGAAATCCTTGGCGTATCAGGGCTAATGGGTGCTGGCCGTACTGAATTGATGAAGGTAATTTACGGTGCTCTTCCAAGTGAGCGCGGCGTTATCAACTTAGAAAACAAAACCATCAACCCTGTGAGCCCTAAAGATGGCCTTGCTAATGGCATCGCTTACATCTCTGAAGATCGTAAAGGTGACGGCTTAGTGCTTGGCCTTTCAGTGAAAGAGAACATGTCTCTTTGCTCACTGGATCTACTGACTAAAAGTGGTCAAATCCAACACAAAGACGAAGTGATCGCAGTGGATGACTTCATCAAGCTATTCAACATCAAGACTCCAACTCGCGAGCAAATCATCGGCAATCTTTCAGGTGGTAACCAACAGAAAGTGGCTATCGCTAAGGGCTTGATGACCAAACCTAAAGTACTGATTCTCGACGAACCAACTCGTGGTGTCGATGTCGGTGCGAAAAAAGAGATTTACCAACTCATTAATAAGTTTAAAGCCGACGGCATGAGCATCATTTTGGTGTCCTCTGAAATGCCAGAAGTATTAGGAATGAGTGACCGCATCATGGTGATGCATGAAGGCCGCATCAGCGGTGAATTTGACGCTAAAGAAGCAAACCAAGAATTATTACTGGCGTGTGCGGTCGGTAAAAAGATTAACGAGGACGCAGCATGA
- the rbsD gene encoding D-ribose pyranase, producing MKKSTLINSELSYLVATLGHTDEITICDAGLPIPDHVSRIDLALTHGVPSFAQTVKTMLDESQIEGVVIAEEFAKVSPEHHAALIDQIKTEEARCGKEIAITYITHEEFKQRTHESRAVIRTGECTPYANVIFQAGVTF from the coding sequence ATGAAAAAAAGTACTCTAATAAACTCTGAACTCTCCTACTTAGTGGCGACTCTTGGCCACACAGACGAAATTACGATTTGTGATGCAGGGCTGCCGATTCCAGATCATGTTTCTCGCATAGACCTAGCTTTAACTCACGGTGTTCCAAGCTTTGCTCAGACCGTAAAAACCATGCTTGATGAATCTCAAATTGAAGGTGTGGTTATCGCTGAAGAATTTGCAAAAGTAAGCCCAGAACATCATGCAGCGCTGATTGATCAAATCAAAACAGAAGAAGCGCGTTGTGGTAAAGAAATTGCGATTACTTACATCACTCACGAAGAATTTAAACAGCGCACTCACGAAAGCCGCGCTGTGATTCGTACCGGTGAATGCACACCGTACGCGAATGTCATTTTCCAAGCTGGCGTAACGTTTTAG
- a CDS encoding winged helix-turn-helix domain-containing protein, with the protein MNHTIDFSGLLIDTNSRTITNQQGNRIALRPQLLSVLCLLVENVGTPITKGHIIDVCWDGELSSPHALANVIYNLRNVFARLRTPHIQILTVTKFGYVLSIEEGVLV; encoded by the coding sequence ATGAACCACACCATAGACTTCAGCGGCTTACTCATTGATACCAACTCTCGAACGATTACCAACCAGCAAGGTAACCGTATTGCATTACGCCCTCAGTTATTGTCTGTGCTCTGTCTATTAGTAGAGAACGTAGGAACGCCGATAACTAAAGGACATATTATTGATGTGTGTTGGGACGGAGAGCTCTCATCACCTCACGCCCTAGCTAATGTTATTTATAACCTGCGTAACGTATTCGCTCGCTTAAGAACACCTCACATCCAGATTCTCACGGTCACTAAGTTTGGTTACGTCCTATCAATAGAAGAAGGTGTACTCGTTTAG
- a CDS encoding porin family protein, translating to MNNKLILGVALMSALATNNVMAAESGFYLGGAIGTVDFEDDDLVSSKTEPVTFEAEDNSYRLIAGYKFNRIVSLEFQYTDYGDLVAKNHADKNDGFTWTPQTLSVAANLGYTFDNGMRPFGIIGLSSIDLDMKNADGSRPSGSDFDDTGTGVRFGVGVEYTPPKLSALSLRLGYEADAFTIETYEGSFWNRRKVEKDIVLESFYLGATYNF from the coding sequence ATGAATAACAAACTAATTTTAGGCGTGGCATTGATGTCAGCTTTAGCGACAAACAATGTAATGGCGGCAGAGAGTGGTTTCTACCTAGGTGGTGCAATTGGTACCGTTGATTTTGAAGATGATGACTTAGTTTCATCAAAAACAGAGCCTGTGACTTTTGAAGCCGAAGACAACTCTTACCGTCTAATTGCAGGTTACAAGTTTAACCGCATTGTATCGCTTGAGTTTCAATACACAGACTATGGCGATCTAGTTGCAAAAAACCACGCTGATAAAAACGACGGTTTTACTTGGACTCCTCAAACATTATCAGTAGCTGCAAACCTAGGATACACATTTGATAACGGTATGCGTCCGTTCGGTATTATCGGTTTATCTTCTATCGATCTAGATATGAAAAACGCAGACGGTTCTCGTCCTTCTGGTTCTGACTTCGATGATACCGGCACTGGTGTACGTTTCGGTGTTGGTGTGGAGTATACCCCGCCTAAATTATCAGCATTAAGCCTACGTCTTGGTTATGAAGCGGATGCATTCACTATCGAGACTTACGAAGGTAGTTTTTGGAATCGCAGAAAAGTAGAAAAAGACATTGTACTAGAGTCGTTCTACCTAGGCGCAACATACAACTTCTAA
- a CDS encoding porin family protein, with protein MNKSILSAVLLLSSFTIHTASASVLDSGFYLGGAIGSSDIDDDGLVSKSNSAKTATFEAKDNAYRIMAGYKFNRIASIEAQYTDYGDVVAHNAKVNFARSYNFSWAPKVISLSANLGYTFDNGLRPFGVVGLSSIDLDSKDGRYSASQIKSDAGIGARVGFGLEYTPPKAPAFSMRLGYEADVFDAEIKETRWKGSVAEKSKTYKKTVTLDSFYLGAMYTF; from the coding sequence ATGAATAAATCTATATTAAGTGCAGTATTGCTTCTGTCGTCATTTACAATTCATACGGCATCAGCTTCGGTATTGGATAGCGGCTTCTATCTAGGTGGTGCAATTGGTTCGTCAGACATTGACGATGACGGCTTAGTATCGAAAAGTAATTCAGCCAAAACAGCGACATTTGAAGCGAAAGATAACGCTTATCGCATTATGGCTGGCTATAAGTTTAATCGTATTGCTTCTATTGAGGCTCAATACACGGATTACGGTGATGTAGTTGCACACAACGCAAAAGTAAACTTTGCTCGCTCTTACAATTTCAGCTGGGCACCAAAGGTTATTTCTTTGAGCGCAAACCTTGGTTACACGTTTGATAACGGATTACGTCCTTTTGGTGTGGTTGGTTTGTCTAGCATCGACTTAGATTCTAAGGACGGAAGATACAGCGCTTCTCAGATCAAGTCTGATGCCGGTATCGGGGCTCGTGTAGGCTTTGGCTTAGAGTACACACCACCAAAAGCACCGGCTTTCAGTATGCGTTTAGGATACGAAGCCGATGTGTTTGATGCCGAAATTAAGGAGACAAGGTGGAAGGGCTCGGTCGCAGAAAAGAGTAAAACATATAAAAAGACAGTAACTTTGGACTCTTTCTACTTAGGCGCGATGTACACCTTTTAA